A genomic stretch from uncultured Cohaesibacter sp. includes:
- a CDS encoding thiamine phosphate synthase — translation MEPTQIYLVTPRHIDLETFPAQLQAAIDGGDIAALLIDCETSNDNELQKITQTIAPMAQKKDIAVVLRGDSRIAGRTKCDGLHIDGDITDIRNGAEDYANRFMLGAEGGNKRHTAMEIGESGIDYIMFGRLDAPTMDIIHEKSLDMADWWSSLFEVPAVIIAGKDLSECTKVSSMGIEFIALREAIWDHEAGPQIAVSEACALLAEGTKEDS, via the coding sequence ATGGAGCCCACCCAGATTTATCTCGTCACCCCGCGGCACATTGATCTGGAAACATTCCCGGCCCAATTGCAAGCCGCGATCGATGGAGGCGATATCGCAGCCTTGTTGATCGATTGCGAAACGAGCAATGACAACGAGCTGCAGAAAATCACCCAGACCATCGCACCAATGGCCCAAAAGAAAGACATCGCCGTGGTCTTGCGCGGAGATTCCCGCATTGCCGGTCGCACCAAATGTGACGGGCTGCATATTGATGGCGATATCACCGATATCCGAAATGGCGCCGAAGACTATGCCAATCGCTTCATGCTCGGAGCAGAAGGTGGCAACAAGCGACACACAGCCATGGAGATCGGTGAAAGCGGCATCGATTACATCATGTTCGGTCGTCTGGACGCCCCCACCATGGACATCATCCATGAGAAATCGCTCGATATGGCTGACTGGTGGTCCTCCCTGTTTGAAGTGCCTGCCGTGATTATCGCCGGTAAGGATCTCTCCGAATGCACAAAAGTGTCATCCATGGGCATTGAGTTCATCGCCCTGCGCGAGGCCATCTGGGATCATGAAGCCGGTCCGCAAATTGCAGTAAGCGAGGCCTGTGCCCTTCTGGCAGAAGGCACCAAGGAAGATTCCTAG
- the tkt gene encoding transketolase — MNNMDKQTRMAHAIRFLSMDAVEKANSGHPGLPMGAADVATVLFTKFMKFDPTSPKWADRDRFVMSGGHGSMLLYSLLHLLGYEDMTIEDLANFRQLGAKTAGHPEYGHAAGIETTTGPLGQGIANAVGMAITERLLAAQFGDDLVNHRTYVMAGDGCLMEGISQEAIALAGHLKLNKLVLLWDDNNITIDGNVSVSDSTDQHARFKACNWNTISVDGHDQAAIAEAIEEAQKSDKPTMIACKTVIGFGSPNKAGTNKVHGAPLGADEIAATREALGWDCEPFELPADIRDAWRIAGLNAAQSHKEWQKRLEAADSEVRAEFERRMRGDLPSGFEDAMAAYKKSLAEEPKNVATRKASEMALNVITEAVPETIGGSADLTGSNNTKTPSTVSVTPDDFSGRYMNWGIREHCMASAMNGMALHGGVIPYGGTFLVFADYMRGAMRLSSLMEQRVIYVLTHDSIGLGEDGPTHQPVETLASLRAIPNMLVFRPADAMETAECWELAIKADKNPSSMALTRQGLTPYRTEYSEENLCGRGAYVLSDCDGDADVSIFATGSEVEIAMAAQAALAEQDILARVVSVPCFELFEAQSEEYKKDILGEAKVNVGIEAALRMGWDRFIGSDGIFVGMNSFGASGPYKELYEKFGITSDNVVAKVVERLK, encoded by the coding sequence ATGAACAACATGGATAAACAGACTCGCATGGCGCATGCGATCCGCTTTCTTTCAATGGATGCCGTTGAGAAAGCAAACTCCGGTCACCCAGGCCTTCCAATGGGTGCAGCGGACGTTGCTACCGTTCTTTTCACCAAATTCATGAAATTTGATCCTACCAGCCCCAAATGGGCTGACCGTGATCGTTTCGTGATGTCTGGCGGCCATGGTTCGATGCTGCTTTATTCCCTGCTGCATTTGCTGGGATATGAAGATATGACCATCGAGGATTTGGCCAACTTCCGTCAGTTGGGTGCCAAAACGGCCGGCCATCCTGAATATGGTCATGCCGCAGGCATCGAAACCACAACCGGTCCGTTGGGTCAGGGCATCGCCAATGCTGTCGGCATGGCGATCACGGAAAGACTTTTGGCAGCCCAGTTCGGTGATGACCTTGTCAACCACCGTACCTATGTCATGGCTGGTGACGGGTGCCTCATGGAAGGCATCTCTCAGGAAGCCATTGCATTGGCAGGGCACCTCAAGCTCAACAAGCTTGTGCTGCTGTGGGACGACAACAACATCACCATTGATGGCAATGTCAGCGTGTCCGACTCAACAGATCAGCATGCGCGCTTCAAGGCCTGCAACTGGAACACCATCAGCGTTGATGGCCATGACCAGGCAGCCATTGCCGAAGCCATCGAAGAAGCTCAGAAGAGCGACAAGCCGACCATGATCGCCTGTAAGACGGTGATCGGCTTTGGCTCTCCAAACAAGGCAGGCACCAACAAGGTGCATGGTGCACCACTCGGCGCAGACGAAATCGCGGCAACCCGCGAAGCCCTCGGCTGGGATTGTGAACCATTTGAACTGCCTGCTGACATTCGTGATGCATGGCGCATTGCCGGCCTCAACGCCGCGCAGTCCCATAAGGAATGGCAGAAACGACTGGAAGCTGCTGATTCTGAAGTGCGGGCTGAATTCGAACGCCGTATGCGTGGCGATCTGCCATCCGGCTTCGAAGATGCCATGGCGGCTTATAAAAAGTCTCTGGCTGAAGAACCAAAGAATGTGGCGACCCGCAAAGCTTCCGAAATGGCGCTCAACGTCATCACCGAAGCCGTGCCGGAAACCATTGGCGGCTCTGCCGACCTGACCGGTTCCAACAATACCAAGACGCCTTCGACTGTATCGGTTACGCCGGACGATTTCTCCGGTCGCTACATGAACTGGGGTATTCGCGAGCATTGCATGGCTTCGGCCATGAACGGCATGGCCCTGCATGGCGGTGTCATTCCTTACGGCGGCACCTTCCTTGTCTTTGCGGACTATATGCGCGGTGCTATGCGTCTGTCGTCCCTGATGGAGCAGCGGGTCATTTATGTACTGACCCACGATTCCATCGGCCTTGGCGAAGATGGCCCGACCCATCAGCCGGTCGAAACCCTTGCATCTCTGCGTGCCATCCCGAATATGCTGGTCTTCCGTCCTGCAGACGCGATGGAAACAGCGGAATGCTGGGAACTGGCCATCAAGGCCGACAAGAACCCAAGCTCCATGGCATTGACCCGTCAGGGCCTGACCCCATATCGTACTGAATATTCCGAAGAGAATCTCTGCGGACGCGGTGCTTATGTTCTGTCAGACTGCGATGGTGATGCGGACGTATCGATCTTTGCGACCGGCTCTGAAGTAGAAATCGCCATGGCTGCGCAGGCAGCATTGGCAGAGCAGGATATTCTGGCCCGCGTGGTCTCCGTACCATGCTTTGAGCTTTTCGAAGCGCAGTCAGAAGAGTATAAGAAAGATATCCTGGGCGAAGCCAAGGTCAATGTTGGCATCGAAGCTGCCCTTCGCATGGGATGGGATCGCTTTATCGGCTCGGACGGTATCTTTGTTGGCATGAATAGCTTCGGCGCTTCCGGCCCATACAAAGAACTGTACGAAAAATTCGGCATCACTTCCGACAATGTTGTCGCGAAGGTTGTAGAACGCCTAAAATAA
- the ruvC gene encoding crossover junction endodeoxyribonuclease RuvC, whose product MREHPIRIVGFDPGLRKTGWGAIDVINNRLIFVGSGLITSEGKSDLATRLLQLHNGVMSVLQKYEPQEVAVEQTFVNKDATATLKLGHARAISLLAPAQLALPVAEYAPNAVKKTVVGVGHADKKQVQTMVKMLLPKATFDSEDAADALAIAICHAHQRGQKTYKIA is encoded by the coding sequence ATGAGAGAGCATCCTATCAGAATCGTTGGCTTTGACCCCGGACTGCGCAAAACCGGTTGGGGCGCCATTGATGTGATCAACAACCGGCTGATCTTTGTTGGGTCGGGTCTGATTACGTCAGAGGGCAAGAGCGACCTTGCGACCCGTTTGCTTCAATTGCATAACGGGGTTATGAGCGTGTTGCAGAAATATGAGCCGCAGGAAGTGGCCGTTGAGCAGACCTTCGTGAACAAGGATGCCACGGCAACCCTGAAATTGGGACATGCGCGGGCCATTTCCCTACTGGCTCCGGCGCAACTTGCGCTGCCAGTGGCAGAATATGCGCCCAACGCGGTCAAGAAAACGGTGGTCGGGGTTGGGCATGCAGACAAGAAACAGGTGCAGACCATGGTCAAGATGCTGTTGCCCAAGGCGACCTTTGACAGCGAGGATGCGGCTGATGCGCTTGCCATCGCCATTTGTCATGCGCATCAGCGCGGGCAGAAGACCTATAAAATTGCTTAG
- a CDS encoding tetratricopeptide repeat protein, translated as MSDYIVMLPKQNAAPCASRLPVRALLRKSLIASLASAITLCAVPVWAATSSTETSKTASTVEKLDKPTDMPPQGAQGLYQFDGSASITDPSNPFDVPRFVLKKTSAYSAYQRGFYLTAFALATKLAGMDDVHAQTLLGELYLKGNGVEQDLKEAANWFEIAADKGDREAQFNIGMLYAQGQGVEKNLDKALDYFQKAAAQGQKNAQFNLGLLYLRGQLVERDMTKAMDLLTKSAQQGVAAAQYTLANLYQSDFFPAPNLDQAAYWMQRAAQGGFVDAQLEFGLMLFHGKGVRQDFSAARAWLKQAADAGSILAQNRLARILARGYGQPADPIDAAKYYLLSKRAGKSDDWLEKFFQELPDKEKQLAINALKAHTLW; from the coding sequence ATGTCAGATTACATAGTCATGCTTCCCAAACAGAATGCTGCGCCCTGCGCAAGCCGATTGCCTGTCCGCGCTCTGTTGCGCAAGAGCCTGATTGCATCGCTTGCATCAGCCATAACACTCTGCGCTGTTCCCGTCTGGGCCGCCACCTCATCGACAGAGACAAGCAAGACGGCAAGCACCGTCGAGAAACTGGACAAACCAACAGACATGCCGCCTCAAGGCGCCCAAGGTCTCTACCAGTTTGACGGCTCGGCCTCGATAACAGATCCCAGCAACCCGTTTGACGTGCCCCGCTTCGTTTTGAAAAAAACATCGGCCTACTCAGCCTATCAGCGCGGCTTTTACCTCACGGCTTTTGCCTTGGCGACCAAACTGGCTGGCATGGATGATGTGCACGCCCAAACCCTGCTTGGAGAGCTGTATCTGAAGGGAAATGGCGTTGAGCAGGATCTGAAAGAAGCCGCGAACTGGTTTGAGATTGCTGCTGACAAAGGCGACAGGGAAGCCCAGTTCAACATCGGTATGCTTTACGCCCAAGGCCAGGGCGTAGAAAAGAATCTCGACAAGGCGCTCGACTATTTCCAGAAGGCAGCCGCACAAGGCCAGAAGAATGCCCAGTTCAATCTCGGTCTACTCTATCTACGGGGACAACTGGTTGAAAGGGATATGACAAAAGCCATGGACCTGCTGACCAAGTCAGCCCAGCAAGGCGTGGCAGCCGCCCAATATACTCTTGCCAATCTTTATCAGTCGGACTTCTTCCCCGCCCCCAATCTTGATCAGGCAGCCTACTGGATGCAGCGCGCTGCACAGGGCGGTTTTGTGGATGCCCAGCTGGAATTTGGTCTGATGCTGTTCCACGGCAAAGGCGTGCGGCAAGATTTTTCTGCAGCGCGTGCTTGGCTCAAGCAGGCCGCAGATGCGGGCAGCATTCTTGCGCAGAACCGGCTCGCCCGCATCCTAGCGCGCGGTTATGGCCAGCCCGCTGACCCGATTGATGCAGCCAAATATTATCTTCTATCCAAGCGCGCAGGCAAAAGCGACGATTGGCTCGAGAAGTTTTTCCAGGAGCTGCCCGACAAGGAAAAGCAGCTGGCAATAAATGCTCTCAAGGCGCATACCTTGTGGTAG
- a CDS encoding 5-formyltetrahydrofolate cyclo-ligase, translating into MDDVATRDRKRNARREMRASRNAIPAEQHAIASRQICNNLINYLDWDKVPDNGCIGLFWPVQSEVDVSLLERPLREKGLRLALPVTVGATGMIFRRWDEGAELVDAGYGTVGPKANAPEVFPDCLLMPLLAFDAQCNRLGYGAGHYDRYISERIIQNSKPYLVGLAFDLQQLDKIPVGEYDLPLDAILTEKEIVVPA; encoded by the coding sequence ATGGACGACGTAGCAACAAGAGACCGCAAGCGGAATGCAAGGCGCGAGATGCGCGCATCCAGAAATGCCATCCCCGCTGAACAGCATGCTATTGCAAGCAGGCAGATCTGCAACAATCTCATCAATTATCTTGATTGGGACAAGGTGCCAGACAATGGCTGCATTGGCCTGTTCTGGCCGGTTCAGTCCGAGGTCGATGTGTCTTTGCTCGAGCGGCCCTTGCGCGAGAAGGGCCTGCGTCTTGCCTTGCCGGTTACGGTAGGGGCAACAGGCATGATCTTCCGGCGTTGGGATGAAGGGGCCGAACTGGTCGACGCGGGCTATGGCACCGTCGGGCCAAAGGCCAATGCACCAGAGGTGTTTCCTGATTGTCTTTTGATGCCCCTGTTGGCGTTTGATGCGCAATGCAACCGGCTGGGCTACGGTGCGGGGCATTATGATCGTTACATTTCCGAACGTATCATACAGAATTCCAAGCCCTATCTGGTGGGGCTGGCTTTTGACTTGCAGCAACTGGACAAGATACCCGTTGGAGAGTATGACCTTCCGCTAGATGCTATTTTGACAGAAAAAGAAATTGTTGTTCCGGCCTGA
- the efp gene encoding elongation factor P, whose protein sequence is MKINGNEIRPGNVIEHQNTIWVAVKVNAVKPGKGGAFAQVELKNLLDGRKLNERFRASETVERVRLEQKDFTFLYEEGDNLVFMDTVSYEQLELNKDFVGERAAFLQDGMPVVVELYEEKPIGIDLPDQVTLEVTETEPTIKGQTQSSSYKPAMLENGVRCMVPPFVTTGEKIVVDTNEIQYVKRAD, encoded by the coding sequence ATGAAGATCAATGGCAACGAAATCCGTCCTGGCAACGTAATCGAACATCAGAACACGATCTGGGTCGCAGTGAAAGTGAATGCAGTCAAGCCGGGTAAAGGCGGCGCATTTGCTCAGGTTGAGCTGAAAAACCTTCTCGACGGCCGCAAACTCAACGAGCGCTTCCGCGCCAGTGAAACCGTTGAGCGCGTGCGTCTTGAGCAGAAAGATTTCACGTTCCTCTATGAAGAAGGTGACAATCTGGTATTCATGGATACTGTTTCCTACGAGCAGCTTGAACTGAACAAGGATTTTGTCGGCGAACGTGCCGCATTCCTGCAGGACGGCATGCCTGTTGTTGTGGAACTGTATGAAGAAAAGCCGATCGGCATTGACCTGCCCGATCAGGTAACGCTGGAAGTGACAGAAACCGAGCCGACCATCAAGGGCCAGACCCAGTCTTCGTCCTACAAGCCAGCAATGCTTGAAAATGGCGTCCGCTGCATGGTTCCTCCGTTCGTTACCACCGGTGAAAAGATCGTCGTGGACACCAACGAAATTCAATATGTGAAGCGCGCGGACTAA
- a CDS encoding LysE family translocator encodes MTDINLPLILGAALIAMASPGPATLAIAGTSMTNGRKHGLVLASGITSGSLIWSTAAALGMGTVMLANSWLFETLKYAGAAYLFYLAVKSARSAMRPSAAEPLSAEKQPLGLGRTYLKGLAIHLTNPKAIFFLGSIYALGLPSDARPMDLATVVLALGCQSALICHLYALIFASKPIVAGYRKSRRALDGLFAMLFGAASIKILTTSISQ; translated from the coding sequence ATGACCGATATAAACCTTCCTCTCATTTTAGGCGCAGCTCTGATCGCCATGGCCAGCCCCGGCCCGGCAACCCTCGCCATAGCGGGCACCTCCATGACAAATGGGCGCAAGCATGGGCTTGTTCTTGCGTCAGGCATTACGAGCGGCTCTCTGATCTGGTCAACGGCCGCAGCCCTTGGCATGGGAACCGTGATGCTTGCCAACAGCTGGCTTTTCGAAACCCTGAAATATGCCGGCGCTGCTTATCTTTTCTATCTGGCAGTCAAATCTGCACGCTCAGCCATGCGCCCCTCTGCTGCAGAGCCGCTGTCAGCAGAAAAGCAACCGCTCGGCCTTGGCCGCACCTATCTCAAGGGTCTTGCAATCCACCTGACCAACCCGAAGGCGATCTTCTTCTTGGGCTCAATATATGCACTGGGCCTTCCCAGTGACGCGCGTCCCATGGATCTGGCCACAGTTGTCCTGGCTCTTGGCTGCCAAAGTGCCCTAATCTGCCACCTTTATGCGCTGATATTTGCCAGCAAGCCCATCGTTGCAGGCTACAGGAAATCACGGCGCGCTCTTGATGGGCTGTTTGCCATGCTGTTTGGCGCAGCCAGTATCAAGATTCTGACGACTTCCATCAGTCAATAA
- a CDS encoding YebC/PmpR family DNA-binding transcriptional regulator → MAGHSKFKNIMYRKGAQDAKRSKLFSKLSKEITVAAKMGGGDPDANARLRLAIQNARGQSMPKDNIDRAIKKAEAGDEGNFDEVRYEGYGPAGTALVVEALTDNRNRTASNVRAAFTKSGGSLGETGSVAFMFDRVGELFYPAEVGDADTVLEAAIEAGADDVISDEDGHTIYTTFEDMTEVGKALEEAFGKEAESQKAIWKPQNEIDVDAEKAEKIMKLINVLEDDDDVQNVYSNFTMSDEVAASLEG, encoded by the coding sequence ATGGCAGGCCATTCAAAATTCAAGAACATCATGTATCGCAAGGGCGCACAGGATGCCAAGCGGTCCAAGCTGTTCTCCAAACTTTCCAAGGAAATCACCGTTGCCGCGAAAATGGGTGGCGGCGATCCCGACGCGAACGCCCGTTTGCGTCTGGCTATTCAGAACGCGCGTGGCCAGTCCATGCCGAAGGACAATATTGATCGTGCCATCAAGAAGGCTGAAGCCGGTGATGAAGGCAACTTCGATGAAGTCCGGTATGAAGGCTATGGTCCGGCAGGCACAGCGCTTGTTGTCGAGGCCCTGACCGATAACCGCAACCGCACCGCTTCCAACGTGCGCGCTGCCTTTACCAAGAGTGGCGGGTCTTTGGGCGAAACCGGCTCGGTTGCCTTCATGTTTGATCGTGTTGGCGAGCTGTTTTATCCGGCAGAAGTTGGTGATGCGGATACCGTATTGGAAGCCGCTATCGAAGCTGGCGCTGACGACGTGATCAGCGATGAAGATGGCCACACCATCTACACCACTTTTGAAGACATGACCGAAGTGGGCAAGGCTTTGGAAGAAGCCTTCGGCAAGGAAGCCGAATCCCAGAAGGCGATCTGGAAACCACAGAACGAAATCGATGTGGATGCTGAAAAAGCTGAAAAGATCATGAAGCTGATCAACGTTCTGGAAGATGATGACGACGTGCAGAATGTCTATTCAAACTTCACCATGAGCGATGAAGTGGCTGCATCTCTGGAAGGCTGA
- a CDS encoding phosphoglycerate kinase has translation MANFKTLDDVELSGKRVLVRVDLNVPMKDGEVTDTTRIDRVVPTLSEISEKGGKVIILAHFGRPKGEKVPEMSLKQVVPALSKALKMPVGFAEDCIGDVAKAAIDNMANGDVLVLENTRYYKGEEKNDPEFAAQLGANGDLLVADAFSVSHRAHVSTEGLCHHMPAVAGRTMQQELEALDSALGTPNRPVLAVVGGAKVSTKIDLLENLVTRVDGLVIGGGMANTFLAAQGKDVGKSLCEHDLAETAKRILVAADKAGCEIILPVDALVAKEFAANAPHEVLDVDSIPADGMMLDVGPKSVEAVVAWIKKANTVVWNGPLGAFEIEPFDTATVAAAKAAAEETKAGRLTSVAGGGDTVSALNHAGVYDDFSYISTAGGAFLEWMEGKALPGVEVLKA, from the coding sequence ATGGCGAATTTCAAAACCCTTGATGATGTAGAACTGAGCGGCAAACGCGTGCTCGTTCGTGTTGACCTGAACGTCCCGATGAAAGATGGCGAAGTAACCGATACCACCCGTATCGATCGCGTCGTCCCGACTCTTTCCGAAATCTCCGAAAAAGGCGGCAAGGTCATCATTCTCGCCCATTTCGGTCGTCCAAAGGGTGAAAAGGTTCCGGAAATGAGCCTCAAGCAGGTTGTTCCGGCTCTCTCCAAAGCGCTCAAGATGCCCGTTGGCTTTGCTGAAGACTGCATCGGTGATGTGGCCAAGGCTGCCATCGACAACATGGCCAATGGCGACGTTCTCGTTCTGGAAAACACCCGCTACTACAAGGGTGAAGAAAAGAACGATCCTGAATTTGCCGCACAGCTGGGTGCCAATGGCGACCTGCTGGTAGCAGACGCATTCTCTGTTTCCCACCGCGCGCATGTTTCCACCGAAGGCCTGTGCCACCATATGCCAGCGGTTGCCGGTCGCACCATGCAGCAGGAACTCGAAGCCCTTGATTCTGCTCTGGGCACGCCGAACCGTCCGGTTCTGGCTGTTGTCGGCGGCGCCAAGGTATCCACCAAGATCGACCTGCTTGAAAATCTCGTCACCAGAGTTGACGGTCTGGTCATCGGTGGCGGTATGGCAAACACCTTCCTGGCAGCTCAGGGCAAAGATGTTGGCAAGTCCCTTTGTGAACATGATCTGGCCGAAACAGCAAAACGCATTCTCGTTGCTGCTGACAAAGCCGGCTGCGAAATCATCCTGCCGGTAGACGCTCTGGTCGCCAAGGAATTTGCAGCCAACGCACCGCACGAAGTGCTCGACGTGGACAGCATTCCCGCTGACGGCATGATGCTCGACGTTGGACCAAAATCCGTCGAAGCTGTTGTAGCATGGATCAAGAAAGCCAACACCGTTGTCTGGAATGGCCCGCTCGGCGCGTTCGAAATCGAACCGTTCGACACAGCAACCGTTGCAGCCGCAAAGGCCGCCGCAGAAGAAACCAAAGCGGGCAGGCTAACGTCTGTTGCCGGTGGTGGCGACACGGTTTCCGCTCTCAACCATGCGGGCGTTTATGACGACTTCTCCTACATCTCCACCGCTGGCGGTGCATTCCTTGAATGGATGGAAGGCAAGGCTCTTCCGGGTGTTGAAGTTCTCAAAGCCTGA
- the gap gene encoding type I glyceraldehyde-3-phosphate dehydrogenase, giving the protein MTVKVAINGFGRIGRNVLRAIIESGRTDIEVVAINDLGPVETNAHLVRFDSVHGRFPGTVTVDGDTIDVGRGPIKVTAIRNPEELPWGELGVDVAMECTGIFTAKEKASMHLTAGAKRVLVSAPAAGADKTIVFGVNHDSLTADDLVVSNASCTTNCLSPVAYALNEAVGIEKGFMTTIHSYTGDQPTLDTMHKDLYRARAAALSMIPTSTGAAKAVGLVLPELAGKLDGVAIRVPTPNVSVVDLVFEAKKDTTVEEINAAIKAAADGKLAGVLGYTDLPNVSSDFNHDSHSSIFHMDQTKVMDGRMVRILSWYDNEWGFSNRMGDTAVAMAKLIK; this is encoded by the coding sequence ATGACTGTAAAAGTGGCGATCAATGGTTTCGGTCGTATTGGCCGTAACGTGCTTCGTGCTATCATCGAATCCGGCCGTACCGACATCGAAGTTGTTGCTATCAACGACCTTGGCCCGGTTGAAACCAACGCTCATCTGGTCCGTTTCGACTCTGTACATGGCAGATTCCCTGGCACCGTTACCGTTGACGGCGACACCATTGACGTAGGTCGCGGCCCGATCAAGGTAACCGCCATCCGCAACCCTGAAGAACTGCCTTGGGGCGAGTTGGGTGTAGACGTTGCAATGGAATGCACCGGCATCTTCACCGCCAAGGAAAAAGCTTCCATGCACCTGACCGCTGGTGCAAAACGCGTTCTGGTTTCCGCTCCTGCTGCTGGCGCTGACAAAACCATCGTTTTCGGCGTAAACCACGATTCCCTGACTGCAGATGATCTGGTTGTTTCCAACGCATCCTGCACCACCAACTGCCTGTCTCCGGTTGCTTACGCACTGAACGAAGCTGTTGGCATCGAAAAAGGCTTCATGACCACCATTCACTCCTACACTGGTGACCAGCCTACTCTCGATACCATGCACAAAGATCTGTATCGCGCACGCGCTGCTGCTCTGTCCATGATCCCAACCTCTACCGGTGCTGCAAAAGCTGTTGGTCTGGTTCTGCCAGAACTGGCTGGCAAACTGGACGGCGTTGCTATCCGCGTTCCTACCCCGAACGTATCTGTTGTCGATCTGGTATTCGAAGCCAAGAAAGACACCACTGTTGAAGAAATCAACGCAGCAATCAAGGCTGCTGCTGATGGCAAACTGGCTGGCGTTCTGGGTTACACCGATCTGCCAAACGTTTCCTCCGACTTCAACCATGACAGCCACTCTTCCATCTTCCACATGGATCAGACCAAAGTCATGGACGGCCGCATGGTTCGTATCCTGAGCTGGTACGACAACGAATGGGGCTTCTCCAACCGTATGGGCGACACTGCAGTCGCTATGGCTAAACTCATCAAATAA
- a CDS encoding DUF4164 family protein has translation MSENPRVEAALGRLDRAIEGLSQSVDKRQTRELSVKALQDDLQRLTQERSELTGTLEKQKKRTEKLEGANEEVSRRLGAAMESVRAVLDRHGG, from the coding sequence ATGAGTGAGAATCCGCGGGTAGAGGCGGCTTTGGGCAGACTGGACAGGGCGATTGAGGGACTGTCGCAGTCGGTTGACAAAAGACAGACCAGAGAACTGTCGGTCAAAGCCCTGCAAGATGATCTGCAACGCCTGACGCAAGAGCGATCGGAGCTGACGGGCACGCTTGAGAAGCAGAAGAAGCGCACCGAGAAGCTGGAAGGGGCCAATGAAGAAGTGTCTCGCAGGCTTGGTGCTGCAATGGAATCAGTCCGGGCTGTTTTGGACCGGCATGGTGGATGA
- a CDS encoding TIGR00282 family metallophosphoesterase: protein MRLLFIGDIVGRSGRAIIEEKLPGLVEQYGLDFVVINGENAAGGFGITEAIVQNLVDAGADVVTTGNHVWDQRDAMVYCERQPAFLRPINFPAGVPGKGANLYNARNGASVLVMNAMGRVYMDALDCPFHAVDKAISDCPMGEFADAIILDFHAEATSEKQAMGYFCDGRVSMVVGTHTHTPTSDHRILPSGTAYLTDAGMCGDYDSVLGMDKEEPVQRFLRKVSSSRFTPALGEATLCGFAVDTDDRTGLALSAEPLRIGGQLSRHIPSFWEKSGN from the coding sequence ATGCGACTGCTGTTTATTGGCGATATTGTTGGACGGTCCGGGCGGGCTATTATTGAAGAAAAACTTCCGGGGCTGGTCGAGCAATATGGTCTCGACTTCGTCGTGATTAATGGCGAAAATGCAGCTGGCGGTTTCGGTATCACCGAAGCGATTGTTCAAAATCTGGTTGATGCAGGCGCTGATGTTGTTACCACGGGCAACCATGTCTGGGATCAACGCGATGCCATGGTCTATTGTGAGCGCCAACCGGCCTTTCTGCGACCGATCAACTTTCCCGCAGGTGTTCCGGGCAAGGGTGCCAATCTCTACAATGCTCGTAACGGGGCGTCCGTATTGGTGATGAATGCCATGGGGCGGGTCTATATGGATGCACTCGACTGCCCGTTTCATGCCGTGGACAAAGCGATTTCCGATTGCCCGATGGGCGAATTTGCCGATGCGATCATCCTTGATTTCCATGCCGAGGCTACGTCCGAGAAGCAGGCAATGGGCTATTTTTGCGATGGGCGCGTTAGCATGGTTGTGGGCACGCACACCCATACGCCAACTTCTGATCACCGCATTTTGCCGTCTGGCACGGCCTATCTGACCGATGCGGGCATGTGCGGTGACTATGATTCCGTGCTCGGCATGGACAAGGAAGAGCCCGTACAGCGCTTTTTGCGCAAGGTCTCTTCATCGCGTTTCACGCCAGCTCTGGGCGAGGCGACCCTTTGTGGTTTTGCGGTTGATACAGATGATCGCACCGGACTGGCTCTCTCTGCCGAACCCTTGCGGATCGGTGGCCAACTATCCCGACATATCCCTAGTTTCTGGGAAAAGAGCGGGAATTGA
- a CDS encoding cell division protein ZapA has protein sequence MVQVSVSINGRAYRMACEDGQEEHLLALSRRFDAMISQLKESFGEIGDQRLTVMAGIMAMDLLAEADGKVKALNEEISALRDARSAVMEKSEGDQEALAERIDKAAEQLEKLSKVLLES, from the coding sequence ATGGTTCAAGTCAGTGTCAGCATTAACGGGCGAGCCTATCGGATGGCCTGTGAGGACGGGCAGGAAGAGCACCTGCTGGCATTGTCGCGTCGTTTTGACGCCATGATCTCCCAATTGAAGGAGAGTTTTGGCGAAATAGGCGATCAACGGCTGACAGTCATGGCCGGAATTATGGCGATGGATCTGCTCGCTGAAGCCGATGGCAAGGTAAAAGCTCTCAATGAGGAAATTTCCGCCCTGCGGGACGCCCGCTCAGCGGTCATGGAGAAATCCGAAGGAGATCAGGAAGCTCTAGCGGAAAGAATCGACAAAGCTGCTGAACAGTTGGAGAAATTGTCGAAAGTTCTTCTTGAAAGCTAA